Proteins encoded together in one Listeria swaminathanii window:
- a CDS encoding chloride channel protein, whose product MKKLTLVFVVYTFILGILVGVIAALFLAVVHFATTFLWTYLPNQFNLSWYYPLLIGLIGSFFVGMVQLKLGDYPRSMHDNIAEAKKTGRIEYRKVLLPTILSAWIILTFGASVGPEAALVGIVGGATTWIIDHLKLSMAHKEELVSLSVGAIISSIFHAPFSGLAEEIDESSQAKKIPKNSKLVLSLIISFSALGSFLWLKSFLKMPASIFAIRLPDMGWSWWFILLFIPTIILGWLFSVYFQQLQVYIAKAASVIKNKMVAAIIGGLSIGLFGIISSFMLFSGEHQLIELTTTVQNYSIPFLLIIALLKPVLVAICLATGWNGGAIFPAIFTSTVMGYIATYWIDGSTGFLITVFVTACCTKIVGKPVLTASILLFIFPLQFFPFILLTAFIVNKNWWTSIRKVVRA is encoded by the coding sequence TTGAAAAAGTTAACACTGGTATTTGTCGTTTATACTTTTATCCTTGGAATTTTAGTAGGCGTTATCGCGGCATTATTTTTAGCAGTAGTTCATTTTGCTACGACGTTTTTATGGACTTATCTTCCTAATCAGTTTAATTTATCATGGTATTATCCTCTACTAATTGGCTTGATTGGTAGTTTTTTTGTAGGGATGGTTCAGCTCAAACTTGGGGACTATCCGCGTTCAATGCATGATAATATTGCCGAAGCGAAAAAAACTGGGCGGATTGAATACCGCAAAGTTCTGCTTCCAACAATACTCAGTGCTTGGATTATTTTAACTTTCGGAGCGAGCGTTGGTCCGGAAGCTGCTTTAGTTGGTATTGTTGGGGGTGCGACAACTTGGATTATTGACCATTTAAAACTATCTATGGCGCATAAAGAAGAGCTTGTTAGTTTAAGTGTTGGCGCGATTATTTCTAGTATTTTCCATGCTCCGTTTAGTGGATTGGCAGAGGAAATCGATGAAAGTAGTCAAGCGAAGAAAATCCCTAAAAACTCTAAATTGGTATTGTCACTTATTATCTCTTTTAGCGCACTCGGCTCCTTCCTTTGGCTGAAATCCTTTTTAAAAATGCCGGCGAGTATTTTTGCGATTCGGTTACCTGATATGGGTTGGTCTTGGTGGTTTATTTTGCTTTTTATCCCGACGATTATTCTTGGTTGGCTCTTTAGTGTTTATTTTCAGCAGCTACAAGTTTATATCGCCAAAGCGGCTTCTGTGATTAAAAATAAAATGGTCGCGGCTATTATCGGTGGTTTAAGCATTGGTTTGTTTGGAATTATTTCTTCATTCATGTTATTTTCCGGCGAACATCAGCTAATTGAATTAACGACTACTGTGCAAAATTATTCAATCCCTTTTTTACTTATCATCGCACTGTTAAAACCTGTTTTAGTCGCTATTTGTTTAGCAACTGGCTGGAATGGTGGCGCGATTTTCCCAGCAATTTTTACAAGTACTGTGATGGGATACATAGCAACCTATTGGATTGATGGATCGACTGGATTTTTAATTACTGTTTTCGTGACTGCTTGTTGTACGAAAATCGTTGGCAAACCTGTTCTAACTGCATCGATCCTATTGTTTATTTTCCCGCTACAATTCTTCCCGTTTATTCTGCTGACTGCATTTATCGTCAATAAAAATTGGTGGACAAGTATTAGAAAAGTTGTTCGGGCATAA
- a CDS encoding Na(+)/H(+) antiporter subunit B: protein MMKTNDVLLRNVTKVVAFIIFLFSLHLFFAGHYNPGGGFVAGLTTAGAITLTLLAYDTKTVASMLNINTIMLTGVGLVFALGTGMIGIFTGDAFLTHKFGHVDLPILGDTALHTATLFDLGVYLVVVGVTLTIIQTIGESD from the coding sequence ATGATGAAAACGAATGACGTTCTACTGAGAAATGTAACGAAAGTAGTTGCTTTCATTATTTTCTTATTCTCGCTCCATTTATTCTTTGCGGGACATTATAATCCTGGTGGTGGGTTTGTGGCCGGGCTTACAACGGCTGGCGCAATTACGCTAACATTACTTGCTTATGATACAAAAACAGTTGCTAGTATGCTTAATATTAATACGATTATGCTCACTGGGGTTGGACTTGTCTTTGCTCTAGGTACTGGGATGATTGGAATTTTCACGGGTGATGCTTTCTTAACACATAAATTTGGTCATGTTGATTTGCCCATTTTAGGAGATACTGCGTTGCACACGGCGACTTTGTTTGACCTTGGGGTTTACTTAGTTGTTGTCGGTGTAACACTTACGATAATTCAAACGATTGGGGAGAGTGACTGA
- a CDS encoding YwqG family protein: MEELFDILPSEWAERFLETEKERIELQFKDAGPLSLLQSKAGGRGYLPKEQGYPVTEEGKPLSLLAQINFSEMPQMENYPEFGLLAFYVDFQDDLYGLDFENPTSQEGFRVFFFDDLGQESYTKEEQEIFFDEVEKGDYYSLVNGEFEITGQISDQILLNDSCDFKNEFGDYFYELADQIFDEDADKSFALANLASKLEASQIGGYPFFIQDDPRVYIENAQQDTLLFQLNSKYNQESGKVDIMWGDCGVGNFFINKQDLINRDFSNILYNWDCS; encoded by the coding sequence ATGGAAGAACTTTTTGATATACTTCCTAGTGAATGGGCAGAACGATTTTTAGAAACAGAAAAAGAGCGGATAGAATTGCAATTTAAAGATGCAGGGCCGCTGTCATTGCTTCAAAGTAAAGCTGGTGGGCGCGGTTACTTGCCGAAAGAACAAGGCTATCCCGTGACCGAAGAAGGCAAGCCACTTTCGCTATTAGCACAAATTAATTTTTCAGAAATGCCACAAATGGAAAATTATCCGGAATTTGGTTTGCTTGCTTTTTATGTAGATTTTCAGGATGATTTATATGGACTTGATTTTGAAAATCCAACGAGCCAAGAAGGTTTTCGGGTATTTTTCTTTGATGATTTGGGGCAAGAAAGCTATACAAAAGAAGAACAAGAAATATTTTTCGATGAAGTAGAAAAGGGAGATTATTACTCACTTGTGAATGGAGAATTCGAAATAACTGGTCAAATATCTGATCAAATTTTATTAAATGATAGTTGTGATTTCAAAAATGAGTTTGGTGATTATTTTTATGAACTAGCTGACCAAATATTTGATGAGGATGCTGATAAATCATTTGCTCTTGCCAATTTAGCGTCTAAATTAGAGGCTAGCCAAATAGGTGGATATCCATTTTTTATACAAGATGACCCGCGTGTGTACATTGAAAATGCGCAACAGGATACATTGCTATTCCAGTTGAACAGTAAGTATAATCAAGAAAGTGGCAAAGTAGATATTATGTGGGGCGACTGCGGTGTCGGCAACTTCTTCATTAACAAGCAAGACTTAATAAATCGAGACTTTTCCAACATTCTGTATAACTGGGATTGTTCTTGA
- a CDS encoding Na(+)/H(+) antiporter subunit C: protein MELLMSILIGLIFAAAVYLILSKSLLRIIIGTAVLSHGVNLLVLTMGGLKKGRVPILGTPGSGTYNDPLPQALILTAIVISFGVTAFFLVLAYRAYQELDSESVSKTRGHEADDE, encoded by the coding sequence ATGGAACTATTAATGTCTATTTTAATCGGCTTGATTTTTGCCGCTGCTGTCTACTTAATTCTCTCTAAAAGTTTGCTACGGATTATTATTGGAACAGCTGTCCTAAGTCACGGCGTCAATTTGCTCGTACTAACGATGGGCGGTCTGAAAAAAGGACGTGTGCCGATTCTTGGTACGCCGGGGTCAGGAACATACAACGATCCCCTTCCACAAGCACTTATTTTGACTGCGATTGTTATAAGCTTTGGTGTAACTGCCTTTTTCCTTGTTCTTGCTTATAGAGCGTATCAGGAGCTTGATAGCGAGAGTGTATCCAAGACGAGAGGACATGAAGCCGATGATGAATAA
- a CDS encoding YwqG family protein, whose product MKQLFEILPNEWAEKFLNTMKERIELSFTNEDAISLVQSKAGGRGYLPKEQGYPVNEEGKALSFLAQINFAEMPKMEHYPESGLLAFYVNYQNDLYGLNFDNQAEQNGFRVFFFEDLEKESMTAEEQDVYFEGIDKSDLYTVVKGEYKIAGRVSKELLLNDIQEFEKEFGSDFYDVMEQIFGEDEDKADELFNLAIDGSQLGGYPFFMQEDPRMRTENSYHDTLLFQLASVYSEEPGAKINIMWGMSGVGNFFINKQDLINRDFSNVIYNWDC is encoded by the coding sequence ATGAAACAACTTTTTGAGATACTTCCTAATGAATGGGCAGAGAAGTTTTTAAATACAATGAAAGAACGTATTGAGTTGAGCTTTACAAATGAAGACGCAATCTCTTTAGTGCAAAGTAAAGCTGGTGGACGTGGCTATTTGCCGAAAGAACAAGGCTATCCAGTGAATGAAGAAGGCAAGGCACTCTCCTTTTTAGCACAAATAAATTTTGCAGAAATGCCAAAAATGGAACATTATCCAGAGTCTGGCTTGCTCGCTTTTTATGTTAATTATCAAAATGACTTGTATGGTCTTAATTTTGATAATCAAGCAGAACAAAATGGTTTCCGTGTATTTTTCTTTGAGGATTTAGAAAAAGAGAGCATGACTGCGGAAGAGCAAGATGTTTATTTTGAAGGAATTGATAAATCGGACCTTTATACAGTTGTCAAAGGCGAGTATAAGATTGCTGGGCGAGTATCGAAAGAACTTTTGCTGAATGACATCCAAGAGTTTGAAAAAGAATTTGGTAGTGATTTTTATGACGTAATGGAGCAAATTTTTGGTGAAGATGAAGATAAAGCGGATGAGCTGTTTAACCTTGCAATAGATGGCAGTCAACTGGGTGGTTATCCGTTCTTCATGCAAGAAGATCCGCGCATGCGTACAGAAAATTCGTATCATGACACGTTGCTGTTTCAACTTGCTAGCGTGTATAGCGAAGAGCCAGGTGCCAAAATAAATATAATGTGGGGCATGAGCGGAGTCGGCAACTTCTTTATTAATAAACAGGATTTAATCAATCGTGATTTTTCGAATGTTATTTATAACTGGGATTGTTAA
- a CDS encoding Na+/H+ antiporter subunit E produces the protein MAFQLILNIILACLWMFLESSFSFATFIIGFIIGIFLLFFMRRFLGSRFYLFRLFALIKLVFRFLHDLIVSTVHVSRIVLKKDMNIRPGIFRYDTTLETDWEVTMLALLITLTPGTLSIDISDDYKAIYVHSLHVPNIEEEIATIRKSYEGAIMEVFHG, from the coding sequence ATGGCTTTTCAACTTATTCTTAATATAATACTTGCTTGTTTGTGGATGTTTTTGGAGTCATCGTTTAGTTTTGCGACCTTTATCATTGGCTTTATCATTGGGATATTCCTGCTGTTCTTTATGCGGCGTTTCCTTGGGTCGAGATTTTACCTTTTCCGGTTATTTGCGCTTATCAAACTGGTTTTCCGTTTTTTACATGATTTAATTGTTTCTACGGTTCATGTAAGTCGGATTGTTTTAAAGAAAGATATGAACATTCGACCGGGGATTTTCAGATATGATACGACACTTGAGACGGACTGGGAAGTGACGATGCTCGCTTTACTGATTACATTAACGCCCGGAACGCTTTCGATTGATATTTCGGATGATTATAAAGCAATCTATGTTCATTCGCTTCATGTCCCGAATATTGAAGAAGAAATTGCGACCATCCGTAAGTCTTACGAAGGTGCGATTATGGAGGTGTTCCACGGATGA
- a CDS encoding divergent PAP2 family protein: MSIFTNTPLIASIIAIVFAQVVKVPIHILVYRKFNVGLMFSTGGMPSSHSAAVTALMTTLAIEYGLDSPYFAIAVVFGIIVMFDATGVRRQAGEQAVVLNKLVTDFQDFVEHAKGLAAPEQEEKTKHLKELLGHKPMEVFFGAVTGVAIGFILEIFM; this comes from the coding sequence ATGTCGATATTTACGAATACACCATTAATTGCATCTATTATTGCGATAGTTTTTGCCCAAGTGGTAAAGGTTCCGATCCATATTTTAGTTTATCGGAAATTCAATGTCGGGCTAATGTTTTCCACTGGTGGTATGCCTAGTTCTCACTCAGCTGCTGTTACTGCTTTAATGACCACGCTCGCAATCGAATACGGATTAGACTCGCCTTATTTCGCGATTGCTGTTGTATTTGGTATCATTGTAATGTTTGATGCGACTGGCGTTAGAAGACAAGCCGGCGAACAGGCTGTTGTTTTAAACAAATTAGTAACGGATTTTCAAGACTTCGTGGAACATGCCAAAGGACTTGCGGCACCTGAACAAGAAGAAAAAACGAAGCATTTAAAAGAATTACTTGGTCATAAACCAATGGAAGTTTTCTTTGGAGCAGTGACTGGGGTTGCGATTGGATTTATTTTAGAAATATTTATGTGA
- a CDS encoding Na(+)/H(+) antiporter subunit F1, whose amino-acid sequence MIIQIALSIGLLLYSISTFLYLYRILKGPTTSDKVVALDSIGMNLVAIVALLSMFYDTHAFLDVILLIALLAFIGTVSFAKFIEKGKVIDRERDN is encoded by the coding sequence ATGATTATTCAAATTGCTTTATCTATTGGTTTACTTCTCTATTCGATTTCGACCTTCTTATATCTTTACCGTATTTTAAAAGGACCGACAACTTCTGACAAAGTGGTGGCGCTGGATTCTATCGGGATGAACTTGGTGGCAATTGTTGCCTTACTTTCGATGTTTTATGATACGCATGCCTTTTTAGATGTTATTTTACTCATTGCCCTTCTTGCTTTTATTGGAACGGTTTCCTTTGCCAAATTTATTGAGAAAGGAAAGGTGATTGACCGTGAACGTGATAATTGA
- the menI gene encoding 1,4-dihydroxy-2-naphthoyl-CoA hydrolase MenI yields the protein MGFQETIGIEIISVEKGKAVIQLEITEKVHQPFGYLHGGVSVALAEHAASIGAANSIEADEIVFGLEINANHLASKQAGLVTATAEAVHLGKSTQVWEINITDENDRLICISRCTIAVKKKRK from the coding sequence ATGGGATTTCAAGAAACTATTGGTATTGAAATTATTTCAGTAGAAAAAGGAAAAGCAGTCATCCAATTAGAAATAACAGAAAAAGTGCATCAACCATTTGGCTATTTGCACGGTGGAGTTTCCGTTGCTTTAGCAGAACATGCCGCTAGTATTGGTGCTGCAAATTCAATTGAAGCTGATGAAATCGTCTTTGGTTTAGAAATTAACGCCAACCATCTAGCATCGAAACAAGCGGGACTCGTGACCGCAACAGCAGAAGCAGTCCACCTTGGCAAAAGCACGCAAGTATGGGAAATCAATATAACTGATGAAAACGATAGATTAATCTGTATCAGCAGATGTACCATTGCAGTTAAAAAGAAACGAAAATAA
- a CDS encoding Na+/H+ antiporter subunit D, which produces MNNLILMPILIPFLGAITLMLLPKRVIVQRVFALIFSGILVVASLFLVFYIRENGITTLNIGNWAAPFGITMVGDMLAVLLTATTSIVLFCVVLYSFYTIGKPREKFLYYPAILFMIVGVNGSFLTGDIFNMFVFFEVMLMASYVLLVIGGTQVQLKATIKYLLINVVGSGFFVVAIALLYSMIGTLNMADISQKITDLNGANTGMISVVAVLFLFVFGLKAGLFPLYFWLPGSYFAPPIPVLALFGGLLTKVGVYAIIRTYTLFFSSLTDFVVPLLGILAIVTIILGVIGAISYYDMKTIVIYNIMIAIGVILFSVSIMTRESMTGAVFYLIHDMIIKAALFLIVGIVMAITGYSSVKKFSGLMSVKPSLGWIFFIATLGLAGIPPLSGFIGKLLIVEGAFSAGQIVGGIIILLSSLFVLMSLIKVFTKGFWGEKKGVFNLQIPYKKMLVPVVILLAISIGYGVFSNAIYPFIEQAVDPLVDPSVYIHAVIKE; this is translated from the coding sequence ATGAATAATTTAATTTTAATGCCGATATTGATTCCTTTCCTTGGAGCAATTACGTTAATGCTACTGCCAAAACGAGTGATCGTTCAACGGGTATTCGCCCTTATTTTTAGTGGTATCTTGGTTGTGGCGAGCCTTTTCCTTGTATTTTATATTCGCGAAAATGGGATTACGACCTTGAATATTGGTAACTGGGCGGCTCCTTTTGGGATTACGATGGTTGGCGATATGTTAGCTGTCTTACTTACGGCAACGACAAGTATTGTTTTATTCTGTGTGGTACTTTATTCCTTTTATACGATTGGGAAGCCACGGGAGAAATTTTTATATTATCCAGCGATTCTCTTTATGATTGTTGGGGTTAATGGTTCGTTTTTAACTGGTGATATTTTTAATATGTTTGTGTTCTTTGAAGTTATGCTGATGGCGTCTTATGTATTGCTTGTCATTGGTGGGACGCAGGTTCAACTTAAAGCGACGATTAAATATTTGCTGATTAATGTGGTTGGTTCCGGATTTTTCGTTGTAGCGATTGCATTGCTTTACTCGATGATTGGAACGCTTAACATGGCGGATATTTCGCAAAAAATCACGGACTTAAATGGTGCAAATACAGGAATGATAAGCGTTGTCGCGGTTCTGTTCTTGTTTGTATTCGGTCTGAAAGCAGGTCTTTTCCCGCTTTATTTCTGGCTTCCAGGGTCCTACTTTGCTCCACCGATTCCAGTTCTTGCTTTATTCGGCGGACTTCTAACTAAGGTTGGGGTTTACGCGATTATTCGGACGTACACGCTATTCTTTAGTTCACTGACTGACTTTGTTGTTCCGCTGCTTGGGATTCTCGCGATTGTGACGATTATTCTTGGGGTTATTGGGGCCATTAGTTACTATGATATGAAGACGATTGTGATTTACAATATTATGATTGCAATTGGTGTTATTCTGTTCAGTGTTTCGATTATGACACGCGAATCGATGACTGGCGCTGTATTTTACTTAATCCACGATATGATTATCAAAGCCGCCCTCTTCCTTATTGTTGGGATTGTGATGGCGATTACTGGTTACTCTAGCGTGAAAAAATTCAGTGGCTTAATGAGCGTGAAACCGTCACTTGGTTGGATTTTCTTTATTGCCACACTTGGGCTTGCTGGAATCCCACCACTTAGCGGATTTATCGGAAAACTGTTGATTGTTGAAGGAGCATTCTCTGCTGGCCAAATCGTTGGCGGGATTATCATTTTACTTTCGAGTTTATTCGTTCTTATGTCTTTAATCAAAGTCTTTACAAAAGGCTTCTGGGGCGAGAAAAAAGGCGTATTCAATTTACAAATTCCGTATAAAAAAATGCTTGTACCGGTAGTTATTCTACTTGCAATTTCGATTGGTTATGGTGTGTTTAGTAACGCAATTTATCCGTTTATTGAACAGGCGGTTGACCCACTTGTTGACCCTTCTGTTTATATCCATGCGGTGATAAAGGAGTGA
- a CDS encoding Na+/H+ antiporter subunit A: MSFLHLAIVLPFIVALLIPLFYRWTKQVHTGWLVLPIPVTLFIYFLTFIPKTMDGATIVSMPWIPRLGINFTVVVDGLSLLFALLITGIGSLVTFYSIYYLGKKKERLSNFYTFLFIFMTAMLGVVLSDNLIVLYLFWELTSISSFLLIGYWYHRERSRYGARKSMLITVFGGLMMLGGFILLHIMSDSFSIRAIIRDADVISNNSLFIPAMILVLLGAFTKSAQVPFHIWLPDAMEAPTPVSAYLHSATMVKAGIYIVARFTPLFASSGVWFWTVSLVGITTLFWGSLNATKKNDLKAILAYSTISQLGLIMALLGVGAASLHFDTLSDDIYVMAIVAAVFHLFNHATFKGSLFMMVGIVDHETGTRDIRRLGGLMRIMPITATIAFIGTFAMAGIPPFNGFLSKEMFFESMVNITHLQLFDASTWGVLLPVVAWVASVFTFVYSMIIFFKTFTGKVKPYLLPKKPHEAPFGLLLPPIILSVFVVGIGLFPNLIAEPILEPAVRAIVPGLSTDFSIHISLWHGFTPALLMTFGVVAVGIVLFLTHKYWKPWITTRVPKALRIGKTYDNGMYYLEQGSYRMTMFIMTGWLRTYLNYMLSAFILMMASVMIFTQALDFNFSSMTKVTVVDFVLAAVILVTLVGIVFSKSRITSIILLGAMGYTISIFFVISRAPDLALTQLIIETISVVLYLLVFYHLPQFSNIEEKPKWLSMKTFLSIGVGVIITLVSLSAYNTTFYDSISKYYVDNAYVEAAGRNIVNVILVDFRGFDTMFETAVLSIAAIGIYAMIKLRLTKRGENDENE; this comes from the coding sequence TTGTCATTTCTTCATCTAGCTATTGTTCTGCCATTTATTGTGGCACTGCTAATCCCACTTTTTTATCGGTGGACTAAACAAGTTCATACTGGCTGGTTAGTACTTCCGATTCCAGTGACTTTGTTTATTTACTTCTTAACATTTATTCCAAAAACGATGGACGGGGCTACGATTGTTTCGATGCCTTGGATTCCGCGACTTGGAATTAATTTTACGGTAGTGGTCGATGGGCTAAGTTTGCTGTTTGCGCTACTTATTACTGGGATTGGTTCACTCGTTACATTTTACTCTATTTATTATTTAGGGAAAAAGAAAGAACGACTTAGCAATTTCTATACATTTTTATTTATTTTTATGACGGCAATGCTTGGGGTTGTCTTGAGTGATAACTTGATTGTGCTGTATCTTTTCTGGGAGCTGACTTCGATTAGTTCGTTCTTATTGATTGGGTACTGGTATCACCGCGAGCGTTCGCGTTACGGGGCTCGTAAGTCAATGCTGATTACTGTTTTCGGCGGATTGATGATGCTTGGTGGATTTATTTTGCTTCATATTATGAGCGATTCATTTTCGATTCGAGCGATTATTCGTGATGCGGATGTAATTAGTAATAATAGCTTATTCATTCCCGCGATGATTCTTGTTTTGCTCGGCGCATTTACAAAATCTGCGCAAGTTCCGTTTCATATTTGGCTGCCGGATGCGATGGAAGCACCTACTCCGGTTAGTGCCTACCTTCACTCGGCTACGATGGTTAAAGCTGGGATTTATATTGTGGCTCGGTTTACGCCACTGTTCGCGAGTTCGGGTGTCTGGTTTTGGACGGTCTCGCTCGTTGGGATTACGACCCTGTTCTGGGGCTCACTAAATGCTACGAAGAAAAATGATTTAAAAGCGATTTTGGCTTACTCAACGATTAGTCAGCTCGGCCTCATCATGGCGCTTCTTGGCGTCGGGGCTGCCTCGCTTCACTTTGATACGCTCAGTGATGATATTTATGTGATGGCGATTGTCGCGGCTGTGTTCCACCTATTTAATCACGCAACATTTAAAGGTAGCTTGTTTATGATGGTTGGGATTGTCGATCACGAAACTGGTACACGGGATATTAGGCGACTTGGCGGTTTGATGCGAATTATGCCAATTACGGCAACGATTGCGTTTATCGGAACGTTCGCAATGGCTGGGATTCCACCTTTTAACGGCTTTTTAAGTAAAGAAATGTTTTTTGAAAGCATGGTAAATATTACGCATTTGCAATTGTTTGATGCAAGCACTTGGGGCGTTCTGCTTCCAGTTGTAGCTTGGGTTGCCAGCGTGTTTACGTTTGTTTACAGCATGATTATTTTCTTCAAAACTTTCACTGGAAAAGTGAAACCTTACTTACTGCCGAAAAAACCACATGAAGCGCCATTTGGACTCCTTTTACCGCCGATTATTTTATCGGTATTTGTGGTTGGGATTGGTCTTTTCCCTAATTTAATTGCAGAGCCAATTTTGGAACCTGCTGTCAGGGCGATTGTTCCTGGACTTTCTACTGATTTTTCGATTCATATTAGTTTATGGCACGGATTTACACCAGCCTTATTAATGACATTTGGCGTTGTGGCGGTTGGGATTGTCTTGTTTCTTACACATAAATACTGGAAACCTTGGATTACGACACGCGTTCCAAAAGCGCTGCGAATTGGAAAAACGTATGATAATGGGATGTATTATTTAGAACAAGGTTCCTACCGGATGACGATGTTTATTATGACTGGTTGGCTTAGAACTTACTTGAATTACATGTTATCTGCCTTTATTTTAATGATGGCTTCGGTCATGATTTTCACGCAGGCACTTGATTTCAATTTTTCAAGTATGACGAAAGTGACGGTTGTTGATTTTGTTTTAGCGGCAGTAATTTTAGTGACGTTGGTTGGGATTGTCTTTTCCAAGTCGCGGATTACTTCAATTATCTTATTAGGAGCGATGGGTTATACGATTAGTATTTTCTTCGTTATCTCAAGAGCGCCTGACCTTGCGTTGACACAGCTTATTATTGAAACTATTTCAGTTGTGCTTTATCTACTTGTGTTCTATCACCTTCCTCAGTTTAGTAATATTGAGGAAAAGCCGAAATGGTTATCAATGAAAACATTTTTAAGTATCGGGGTTGGTGTGATTATCACACTTGTTTCCCTTTCAGCGTATAATACAACTTTTTATGATTCGATTTCGAAATACTATGTGGATAATGCCTACGTGGAAGCGGCGGGACGAAATATTGTTAATGTTATCTTAGTTGACTTCCGTGGTTTTGATACGATGTTTGAAACAGCTGTACTGTCAATTGCCGCGATTGGTATTTATGCGATGATTAAATTACGACTGACGAAACGAGGTGAGAATGATGAAAACGAATGA
- the mnhG gene encoding monovalent cation/H(+) antiporter subunit G: MNVIIEIIISVMILIGGLLSILAAIGVIRLPDVYTRTHAAGISNTFGVSLLLFATVGYFFHSGEGFNARVLLAVLFIFLTTPVASHLINRAAYDTGVPLAIRIRDQLRSVKKDDIKKKKSLIIRQEQIEKARQEREELEERMEWERREEKIDEREDQEEQEREREEQTIEEQSDDSEHEIIEQDESETESDDDKTEK, encoded by the coding sequence GTGAACGTGATAATTGAGATTATTATTTCTGTAATGATTTTAATCGGCGGTTTGCTAAGTATTCTTGCGGCAATTGGTGTTATTAGGCTACCAGATGTTTACACAAGAACGCATGCGGCTGGGATTAGTAATACGTTTGGCGTTAGTTTACTTCTATTTGCAACGGTTGGTTACTTTTTCCACTCAGGTGAAGGTTTTAATGCGCGAGTACTTCTGGCTGTCTTGTTTATTTTCTTAACAACGCCAGTAGCTTCTCACCTTATTAACCGGGCCGCTTATGATACCGGTGTTCCGCTTGCGATTCGAATTCGTGACCAATTGCGTTCAGTGAAAAAAGACGATATCAAGAAAAAGAAAAGTCTTATTATTCGCCAAGAACAAATTGAAAAAGCGCGACAAGAGCGTGAAGAATTGGAAGAACGAATGGAATGGGAACGACGCGAAGAAAAAATTGATGAACGTGAAGATCAAGAAGAACAAGAACGTGAACGCGAAGAACAAACGATTGAAGAACAGTCGGATGATTCCGAGCATGAAATCATCGAACAAGATGAAAGTGAAACAGAATCAGACGACGATAAAACAGAGAAATAA